The Limanda limanda chromosome 13, fLimLim1.1, whole genome shotgun sequence genome has a window encoding:
- the LOC133017964 gene encoding gastrula zinc finger protein XlCGF57.1-like produces the protein METRETQAGLNTRNNKQHLNDMGCKTEKTKFSCSECGKRFNHRCSLNRHKRIHTGEKPLSCSECGKRFTERGGLKRHMRIHTGEKPLSCSECGKRFNQRSSLNRRMKIHTGEKLFSCAECGKTFNQRSHLNKHVRIHTGEKPLSCSECGKGFTKRDDLKKHMKIHTGEKPFSCAECGKRFIHRSNLNAHMRIHTGDRPFSCSECGKTFNHRSHLNTHMRIHTGEKPFSCSECGKRFKRRSSLNTHMRIHTGEKPFSCSECGKGFIQRSTLNTHMRIHTDEKQFSCSECGKRFKRRSDLNRHVRIHTGEKLFSCAECGKTFNQSSHLNEHVRIHTGEKPLSCSECGKGFTKRDDLKKHMKIHTGEKPFSCAECGKRFIHRSNLNAHMRIHTGDRPFSCSECGKTFNHRSHLNTHMRIHTGEKPFSCSECGKRFKRRSSLNTHMRIHTGEKPFSCTECGKRFIHRSNLNTHMRIHTDEKQFSCSECGKRFKRRSDLNRHVRIHTREKQFSSSECG, from the coding sequence atggagaccagggaaactcaggctggtttaaatacaagaaataacaaacagcatcTAAATgatatgggatgtaagacagaaaaaacaaagtttagttgctctgagtgtggtaaaagatttaaccatagGTGCAGTCTAAATAGACATaagaggattcatacaggagagaaaccgcttagttgctctgagtgtggtaaaagatttaccgAAAGAGGTGGTCTAAaaagacatatgaggattcatacaggagagaaaccgcttagttgctctgagtgtggtaaaagatttaaccaaaggagcAGTCTAAATAGACGTATGAAGATTCATACAGGGGAGAAACTATTTAGTTGTgctgagtgtggtaaaacatttaaccaaaggtcacatctaaataaacatgtgaggattcatacaggagagaaaccgcttagttgctctgagtgtggtaaaggATTTACCAAAAGGGATGATCTAAAAAAACATATgaagattcatacaggagagaaaccgtttagttgcgctgagtgtggtaaaagatttatccACAGGTCAAATCTAAAtgcacatatgaggattcatacaggtgacagaccgtttagttgctctgagtgtggtaaaacatTTAACCACAGATcacatctaaatacacatatgaggattcatacaggagagaaaccgtttagttgctctgagtgtggtaaaagatttaagcgAAGgagcagtctaaatacacatatgaggattcatacaggtgagaaaccgtttagttgctctgagtgtggtaaaggATTTATCCAAAGGTCAACtctaaatacacacatgagAATTCATACAGATGAGAAacagtttagttgctctgagtgtggtaaaagatttaagcgAAGGAGCGATCTAAATagacatgtgaggattcatacaggagagaaactatTTAGTTGTgctgagtgtggtaaaacatTTAACCAAAGTTCACATCTAAATGaacatgtgaggattcatacaggagagaaaccgcttagttgctctgagtgtggtaaaggATTTACCAAAAGGGATGATCTAAAAAAACATATgaagattcatacaggagagaaaccgtttagttgcgctgagtgtggtaaaagatttatccACAGGTCAAATCTAAAtgcacatatgaggattcatacaggtgacagaccgtttagttgctctgagtgtggtaaaacatTTAACCACAGATcacatctaaatacacatatgaggattcatacaggagagaaaccgtttagttgctctgagtgtggtaaaagatttaagcgAAGgagcagtctaaatacacatatgaggattcatacaggtgagaaaccgtttagttgcactgagtgtggtaaaagatttatccACAGGTCAaatctaaatacacacatgagAATTCATACAGATGAGAAacagtttagttgctctgagtgtggtaaaagatttaagcgAAGGAGCGATCTAAATagacatgtgaggattcatacaagagagaaacagtttagttCCTCTGAGTGTGGTTAA